The genomic window GATGGCTGATCTTGGCGAACAACAACTCGGCACTGCCGAGAACCTCAACGCCGCCCAGCCGGACGCGCTGAAAGCCGCTTCCGAGCGTTACGGTGCCGATGCCCTGCTGGCGGTGGACGCCAAGGAAGCCGACGGCAAATGGACCGCCACCTGGCGCGTGTGGATGGGTGACAGCCGCGAGCAGGGCCAAGCCCAGGGCGATACGCCGGACGCACTGGCCGATGCGGTGATGCTGGGCGTCTCGCAGCGCCTGTCGCAGCGTTTCGTCGGTTCGGCAGGTTCGGCGTCGGCCCAGGTCCTGCAGATCGAGGGCGCCGACCTGGCGCGCTACGCCGAAGTGTCGCGCCTGCTGGAGCCGATGGGCGCCAAGCTGGTCGAGGTGCAGGGTGGCAATCTGGTGTACCAGGTCACCGCCAGCCCCGAACAATTGCGCGCCCAGTTGGGCCTGGCCCGCCTGCAGGAGGCCCCGGCGGAGCCGGCGCAAGCGGCAGTGGATGCCAACGGCCAGCCGGTGCCCAACGCGGCCGTGGCCAGGCCGAACACCCTGCGCTTCCGCTGGTGATCAACGCTGCGGGGGCGGGCAAAGTCCCGCTTCCCGGCGCCGGCGGCTCTGAGTCGCACGTGGTAGCTGCGTTATCCTTCTGATTTGGATAAACTTTCAGTCACCAAGGCCCACCCCAAGCGATTGAAGAAACGCCCGGCCCGGCATGACTCCTATGCAGCTCCCACTCAGCGTACGTCTGCGCGATGACGCAACGTTCGCCAACTACTACCCCGGTGCCAACGCCGCGGCGCTCGGCTACGTCGAGCGTCTGTGCGAGCCCGAGGCGGGGTGGACGGAAAGCCTGATCTATCTGTGGGGCGCCGAGGGCGTGGGCCGCAGCCACCTGCTGCAGGCCGCGTGCATTCGTTCCGAACAGCTGGGCGAGCCGTCGGTCTACCTGCCCATGGCGGACCTGGTGGCCTATGGCCCGGAAATCTTCGACAACCTCGAACAGCGCGAGCTGGTGTGCCTGGACGATCTCGACGCCCTGGCCGGCAAGCGCGAATGGGAAGAGGCGCTGTTCCACCTGTTCAATCGCCTGCGCGATTCCGGCCGCAAGCTGCTCCTGTCGGCCTCGGTGTCGCCGCGCGAGCTGGGCGTGAAGCTGCCGGACCTGAAATCCCGCCTGACCCTCTCGCTGATCTTCCAGCTGCACCCGCTGACCGACGACGAGAAGCTGCGCGCCCTCCAGCTGCGCGCGTCGCGCCGCGGCCTGCACCTGACCGACGAAGTCGGGCGCTTCATCCTCACCCGCGGCGCGCGCAGCATGCAGTTCCTCTTCGACCTGCTCGACGAGCTGGACAAGGCCTCGCTGCAGGCCCAGCGCAAGCTGACCATTCCCTTCCTCAAGGAAACCATGGGCTGGTAAACACCGCCAGGTTTCAGCTCAACTCGTTTAGAAACCCCATGATGGCCGTTGCGCAGGGCTGTGCTCGGCTCTGTAGGAGGAAGTGCGGGCCGTCGATTTCTTTCGTTTTGATAGTGCCGCAGCCGTCAGCAGCCATGATGCGTGCACGGCTGGTAACCAGGCGATCATTGGATGGCACCAGGTTCAGGCAGGGAGACGGTAGCGGTTCATTAGTGTTGCGTAGGTCAGCCAGAACTGTCAGACGCGCGCGAGCCAAGGCGGCAGGCATGCGCCTGATTTCATCGGCGATCAGGGCTACCAGCGCTTCTGGCGCGTCTGTCCCTGCACAGAACTGGCGAATCAGGTTGCGCTGCGCGAGGAGC from Pseudomonas sp. GCEP-101 includes these protein-coding regions:
- a CDS encoding alpha/beta fold hydrolase, which translates into the protein MRLLLLPGLNGSNRLFAPLLACLPDSLPVECLELPECGPQDYRSLADSLYPRLGSAPFVLLGESFSGPLARMLAGRRPIGLRGVVFAATFASKPNPLLSLLRLLPVLPPSLLAQRNLIRQFCAGTDAPEALVALIADEIRRMPAALARARLTVLADLRNTNEPLPSPCLNLVPSNDRLVTSRARIMAADGCGTIKTKEIDGPHFLLQSRAQPCATAIMGFLNELS
- a CDS encoding DUF2066 domain-containing protein: MRLTARLLILCLSLLSLPSFAETLGNLYQVHEPVASQQPDERNAGLTRALQTLVLRLTGNTGAAQNPALAGYFKDPQQLISQYGYEDGPPLALVVDFDPTATDNALRQAGLPVWGASRPSVLAWWLNESASGSSLVGDSQEASAPLNRAAQRRGLPLRLPMADLGEQQLGTAENLNAAQPDALKAASERYGADALLAVDAKEADGKWTATWRVWMGDSREQGQAQGDTPDALADAVMLGVSQRLSQRFVGSAGSASAQVLQIEGADLARYAEVSRLLEPMGAKLVEVQGGNLVYQVTASPEQLRAQLGLARLQEAPAEPAQAAVDANGQPVPNAAVARPNTLRFRW
- the hda gene encoding DnaA regulatory inactivator Hda; the encoded protein is MTPMQLPLSVRLRDDATFANYYPGANAAALGYVERLCEPEAGWTESLIYLWGAEGVGRSHLLQAACIRSEQLGEPSVYLPMADLVAYGPEIFDNLEQRELVCLDDLDALAGKREWEEALFHLFNRLRDSGRKLLLSASVSPRELGVKLPDLKSRLTLSLIFQLHPLTDDEKLRALQLRASRRGLHLTDEVGRFILTRGARSMQFLFDLLDELDKASLQAQRKLTIPFLKETMGW